A single window of Synechococcus sp. CBW1004 DNA harbors:
- the leuS gene encoding leucine--tRNA ligase, which yields MTDSSRYRPQAIEQQWQRRWQDEQLWATPSADEPGETFYALSMFPYPSGSLHMGHVRNYVITDVVARVMRMRGRRVLHPMGWDAFGLPAENAAIERGVDPAGWTEQNIAAMRGQLDQLGLSIDWERELTTCRPDYYRWTQWLFLQFLEAGLAYQKEASVNWDPVDQTVLANEQVDSEGRSWRSGALVEKRKLRQWFLKITAYADQLLDDLPRLEGWPERVRTMQANWIGRSTGAELIFDVVEAAGNSSGERITVFTTRPDTIFGASYVVLAPEHPLVPQLTTEAKQIPVEAFCDLVSRQSEQERTAEDKPKRGVPIGTRVRNPANGELIPLWIADYVLAEYGTGAVMGVPAHDQRDFLFARQYELPVRQVIIPEGSDEHAFEGGAWTEAGVLIHSGRFDGMASAEAKRAITAAAEAEGWGREKIQFRLRDWLISRQRYWGCPIPVIHCDSCGVVPVPADQLPVELPRDVAFSGKGASPLSQLESWKQVACPCCGQPAQRETDTMDTFMCSSWYYLRYSDPGNSQLPFSKAAVNHWLPVDQYVGGIEHAILHLLYSRFFTKVLRDRGLLSFDEPFSRLLTQGMVQGITYKNPHSGKYIAPADVADPDDPRDPVTGERLEVFYEKMSKSKYNGVDPAAVIDRYGADTARMFILFKAPPEKDLEWDDADVEGQFRFLQRLWRLVEGAHERGLSLVGDAGCAGAVESVLAAEGSALNDDEKALRRAVHTAIAAISEDLDGDYQFNTAVSELMKLSNAMAAHLEGSRPEVACEALRVLLILLAPFAPHLAEELWLKLGGRSEADSLASSSIHNQGWPAVDAGALVRDTVPLVIQIKGKVRGSLDVPADADKATLEQLALASDIAAKWLEGRAPSRVIVVPGKLVNLVP from the coding sequence GTGACCGATTCCTCCCGCTATCGCCCACAGGCGATCGAGCAGCAGTGGCAGCGCCGGTGGCAGGACGAACAGCTGTGGGCGACGCCCAGCGCGGACGAGCCCGGCGAGACGTTTTATGCCCTGTCGATGTTCCCCTACCCCTCGGGGAGCCTGCACATGGGGCATGTGCGCAACTACGTGATCACCGATGTGGTGGCGCGGGTGATGCGGATGCGCGGCAGGCGGGTGCTGCATCCGATGGGCTGGGACGCCTTCGGCCTGCCTGCGGAGAATGCGGCGATCGAACGGGGTGTCGATCCGGCGGGCTGGACCGAGCAGAACATCGCCGCCATGCGCGGCCAGCTCGATCAGCTGGGCCTGTCGATCGACTGGGAGCGGGAGCTGACCACCTGCCGGCCCGACTACTACCGCTGGACCCAGTGGCTGTTCCTGCAGTTCCTGGAGGCCGGCCTGGCCTATCAGAAGGAAGCGAGCGTCAACTGGGATCCCGTCGATCAGACGGTGCTGGCCAACGAGCAGGTGGACAGCGAAGGCCGCTCCTGGCGCTCCGGCGCACTGGTGGAGAAGCGCAAGCTGCGCCAGTGGTTTCTGAAGATCACCGCCTATGCCGATCAGCTGCTCGACGACCTGCCCCGGCTCGAGGGGTGGCCGGAGCGGGTGCGCACGATGCAGGCCAACTGGATCGGTCGCAGCACCGGGGCCGAACTGATCTTCGACGTGGTGGAAGCCGCAGGGAACTCCAGCGGCGAACGGATCACCGTGTTCACCACCCGGCCGGACACGATCTTCGGTGCCAGTTACGTGGTGCTCGCCCCGGAACATCCGCTGGTGCCGCAGCTGACCACCGAAGCGAAGCAGATCCCCGTCGAGGCCTTCTGCGATCTGGTGAGCCGCCAGAGCGAGCAGGAGCGCACCGCCGAGGACAAGCCCAAACGCGGCGTGCCGATCGGAACGCGGGTGCGCAACCCGGCCAACGGTGAGCTGATCCCTCTCTGGATCGCCGATTACGTGCTGGCCGAGTACGGCACCGGCGCCGTGATGGGGGTGCCCGCCCACGACCAGCGCGACTTCCTGTTCGCTCGCCAGTACGAGCTGCCGGTGCGTCAGGTGATCATCCCCGAAGGCAGCGACGAGCATGCCTTCGAAGGTGGTGCCTGGACCGAGGCGGGTGTGCTGATCCATTCCGGCCGCTTCGATGGCATGGCCTCTGCAGAGGCGAAGCGCGCCATCACCGCTGCCGCCGAGGCGGAGGGCTGGGGCCGCGAGAAAATCCAGTTCCGCCTCCGCGACTGGCTGATCTCCCGCCAGCGCTACTGGGGCTGCCCGATCCCGGTGATCCACTGCGACAGCTGTGGCGTGGTGCCGGTGCCCGCCGATCAGCTGCCGGTGGAGCTGCCCCGTGATGTGGCCTTCAGCGGCAAGGGCGCCTCGCCGCTCTCGCAGCTCGAATCCTGGAAGCAGGTGGCCTGCCCCTGCTGCGGCCAGCCCGCCCAGCGCGAGACCGACACCATGGACACGTTCATGTGCTCCAGCTGGTACTACCTGCGCTACAGCGATCCGGGCAACAGCCAGCTGCCGTTCAGCAAGGCGGCGGTGAACCACTGGCTGCCGGTGGATCAGTACGTGGGTGGCATTGAGCACGCCATCCTGCACCTGTTGTACTCGCGCTTCTTCACCAAGGTGCTGCGCGATCGTGGCCTGCTCAGCTTCGATGAGCCCTTCAGCCGCCTGCTCACCCAGGGCATGGTGCAGGGGATCACCTACAAGAATCCCCACAGCGGCAAGTACATCGCTCCCGCAGATGTGGCGGATCCCGATGATCCGCGCGATCCGGTCACCGGTGAGCGGCTCGAGGTCTTCTACGAAAAGATGTCCAAATCCAAGTACAACGGCGTCGATCCGGCGGCGGTGATCGATCGCTACGGCGCTGACACGGCGCGGATGTTCATCCTGTTCAAGGCTCCTCCCGAGAAGGACCTCGAATGGGATGACGCCGATGTCGAGGGCCAGTTCCGCTTCCTGCAGCGCCTCTGGCGCCTGGTGGAAGGGGCACACGAGCGCGGTCTCAGCCTCGTGGGCGATGCCGGATGCGCCGGGGCTGTGGAGAGCGTCCTGGCAGCCGAGGGGTCAGCCCTGAACGACGACGAGAAGGCCCTGCGCCGGGCGGTGCACACCGCCATCGCGGCGATCAGCGAGGACCTCGACGGCGACTACCAGTTCAACACCGCCGTCTCGGAGCTGATGAAGCTCAGCAACGCGATGGCTGCGCACCTGGAGGGCAGCCGCCCGGAGGTCGCCTGCGAGGCCCTGCGGGTGCTGCTGATCCTTCTGGCGCCCTTCGCGCCGCACCTGGCCGAGGAGCTGTGGCTCAAGCTCGGCGGCCGCAGCGAGGCGGATTCCCTGGCCAGCAGCAGCATCCACAACCAGGGCTGGCCCGCGGTTGATGCCGGCGCCCTGGTGCGTGACACCGTGCCTCTGGTGATCCAGATCAAGGGCAAGGTGCGCGGCAGCCTCGATGTACCCGCCGATGCCGACAAGGCCACCCTCGAGCAACTGGCCCTGGCCAGCGACATCGCCGCCAAATGGCTCGAGGGCAGGGCCCCCAGCCGCGTCATCGTCGTTCCGGGCAAGCTGGTGAATCTGGTCCCCTGA
- a CDS encoding SGNH/GDSL hydrolase family protein, which produces MTWESAFVVSDKLELKVLRDISLNVTRADSLASRDSSLAIARPESEAETLQTLITSLEASAPESLTSARIFSADPSSNWLITEAQAIGSSRATQINGAGTYQVIISDVAGDKAGMAATIEDIVATANTVEIRTTEGDVYRLYEQGSGALNLAAGSDSVSITIKRLGSNNNGFALYAVDPVTGAVTLDGQTFTAVQPGYVQAARELATRTGLLFAADSMPAYGEEITLTDVRLNAGSSYGVLFFDDANGTVYSTYSAANRGFAVQVQSFLPEDNNQVVFGLEDLQIGTAPCDDDFNDLILIIESQLETGFEQLTVFGDSLSDFGSRAAALYQQVLAPEAQPAWSGSTFSNAQSNWQTDLRISLGIPFDTSTGAGISNSFIGGPPSTIPAPPGNPSYAIGGALSGNQTLFEVLASLNPPEFPPPLLGPPYSLSGLRVQSQIAHALTVESRSLANDLVTLWSGGNNLLAAVSTGETLETTLLTILEETRASLITLLRSGGARSVLTSSLAPLQGEVDGVTYTMPFLSQLPPEWKALLDAGAVTVFRDAFSAMIDDVQAMFPYAALIDFNNEYGFNCSRFGDSLGTFASYGIADTTESSQANQATDADAYLYFDDVHPTQSGHAMLARSIELTLEAEQTQLDAATLNQTIVAQGGVANGSRFNDAITAFSSGSELNGFAGNDLLTGLDGDDLLDGGVGNDLLIGGGGRNRFRGGAGADVFAIGSEALADGLQTILDFNAADGDRLQLSAAFAESVGDLFFIPTQQDWQQVVAFQTTAEGGLLQIRFGDPATLDGVIALNGVSSFDTTWLS; this is translated from the coding sequence ATGACCTGGGAGTCGGCCTTCGTTGTCTCCGACAAGCTCGAACTGAAAGTCCTGCGTGACATCAGCCTCAACGTCACCCGCGCCGACAGCCTCGCCAGCCGCGACAGTTCGCTGGCCATCGCCCGACCGGAGTCGGAGGCAGAGACGCTGCAGACATTGATCACCTCCCTGGAGGCGTCCGCACCGGAGTCCCTCACCAGCGCCAGGATCTTTTCCGCGGATCCCTCCTCCAACTGGCTGATCACCGAAGCGCAGGCGATCGGCAGCTCCCGGGCAACACAGATCAACGGCGCCGGCACCTACCAGGTGATCATCAGCGATGTCGCCGGGGACAAGGCTGGCATGGCTGCCACGATCGAAGACATCGTGGCGACGGCCAACACCGTGGAGATCAGAACCACGGAAGGCGATGTCTACCGGCTCTACGAGCAGGGTTCGGGAGCTCTGAATCTCGCGGCAGGCAGCGACAGCGTCTCGATCACCATCAAGCGACTTGGCTCCAACAACAACGGCTTTGCCCTCTACGCCGTCGACCCGGTGACCGGGGCGGTGACGCTGGACGGGCAGACATTCACTGCGGTGCAGCCCGGCTATGTGCAGGCGGCACGCGAGCTGGCGACACGCACTGGCCTGCTGTTCGCTGCAGACAGCATGCCCGCCTACGGAGAGGAGATCACCCTCACCGATGTGCGCCTGAACGCTGGCAGCAGCTACGGAGTGCTGTTCTTCGATGACGCCAACGGCACTGTCTATTCGACCTATTCCGCTGCCAATCGCGGCTTCGCCGTTCAGGTGCAGAGTTTTCTCCCGGAAGACAACAACCAAGTCGTCTTTGGCCTGGAGGATCTCCAGATCGGCACCGCCCCGTGCGACGACGACTTCAATGACCTGATCCTGATCATCGAGTCGCAACTCGAGACGGGCTTCGAACAGCTCACCGTCTTCGGTGACAGCCTCAGTGATTTCGGCTCCCGTGCCGCCGCGCTCTACCAGCAGGTCCTGGCACCGGAGGCCCAGCCCGCCTGGAGCGGATCCACCTTCAGCAATGCCCAGTCCAACTGGCAGACCGACCTGCGCATCAGCCTGGGCATTCCCTTCGACACGAGCACGGGCGCCGGCATCAGCAACAGCTTCATCGGCGGGCCTCCCAGCACGATTCCCGCCCCTCCCGGCAACCCCTCCTATGCGATCGGAGGGGCACTCAGCGGCAACCAGACTCTGTTCGAGGTGCTGGCGAGTCTCAATCCGCCGGAGTTTCCACCACCGCTGCTCGGTCCCCCCTACTCACTCAGCGGCCTGAGGGTGCAATCCCAGATCGCTCACGCCCTGACGGTTGAGTCCAGATCACTGGCCAACGATCTGGTGACGCTCTGGTCCGGGGGGAACAACCTTCTGGCCGCTGTCAGCACCGGGGAGACACTGGAGACGACGCTGCTGACGATTCTCGAGGAGACCCGGGCCAGCCTGATCACCCTGCTCCGCTCCGGAGGGGCCCGCTCGGTGCTGACATCCAGCCTGGCGCCCCTCCAGGGGGAGGTGGATGGGGTCACCTACACCATGCCCTTCCTGAGCCAGCTGCCTCCCGAATGGAAGGCCCTGCTCGACGCCGGCGCCGTCACGGTGTTCCGCGATGCCTTCTCGGCGATGATTGACGACGTGCAGGCGATGTTCCCCTACGCGGCACTGATTGATTTCAACAACGAGTACGGCTTCAACTGCTCACGGTTCGGCGATTCCCTTGGAACCTTCGCCTCCTATGGCATTGCCGACACCACTGAATCGTCGCAGGCGAATCAGGCCACCGATGCTGACGCCTATCTGTATTTCGACGATGTCCACCCCACCCAGTCCGGACACGCCATGCTGGCGCGGTCGATCGAATTGACCCTCGAGGCCGAGCAGACGCAGTTGGACGCTGCCACCTTGAATCAGACGATCGTGGCGCAGGGCGGGGTGGCCAACGGCAGCCGCTTCAACGACGCGATCACGGCGTTCAGCAGCGGCAGTGAACTCAACGGCTTCGCCGGGAACGACCTGCTCACCGGCCTGGACGGTGACGATCTCCTTGACGGCGGGGTGGGCAATGACCTGCTCATCGGCGGTGGCGGCCGCAACCGTTTCCGGGGCGGAGCAGGGGCGGATGTGTTCGCCATCGGCTCGGAAGCATTGGCGGACGGACTGCAGACCATCCTCGATTTCAATGCCGCTGACGGAGATCGGCTGCAGTTGTCGGCCGCCTTCGCCGAGTCCGTCGGCGATCTGTTCTTCATCCCCACCCAGCAGGACTGGCAGCAGGTCGTCGCATTCCAGACGACCGCGGAAGGGGGCCTGCTCCAGATCCGATTCGGTGACCCGGCCACACTCGATGGGGTCATCGCCCTGAACGGCGTGAGCAGCTTCGACACGACCTGGCTCAGCTGA
- a CDS encoding IS5 family transposase, whose product MAAPLQLGFTDYEQTYAKKKTRRQRFLDEMEATVPWDPFLALISPVYHRPSAKGGRPPFPLEVMLRIHLLQQWFTLSDPLMEEMLIDTPCFRRFAGIDMVEDRIPDETTILNFRHLLEENRIAEQILETVNQSLREKGVMLKEGTILDATIINAPSSTKNKTGERDPEMHSVAKGNQWFFGMRCHIGVDAASGLVHSVVSTAANVHELNTAPDRVHGEERVIYGDSGHIGIEKREAFKDCEAEMRIAMKPGQRRVLPDTPEGRLLDLMEAAKAHVRAKVEHPFRIIKCQFGFRKVFYRGIRKNNLKLTMLFALANLWMVRERCPSTA is encoded by the coding sequence ATGGCGGCCCCCCTCCAGTTGGGTTTCACGGACTACGAGCAGACCTACGCCAAGAAGAAAACGCGCCGGCAGCGCTTCCTCGATGAGATGGAAGCCACAGTGCCCTGGGATCCTTTCCTGGCCTTGATTTCGCCTGTGTACCACAGGCCTTCTGCCAAGGGCGGGCGCCCACCGTTTCCGCTGGAGGTGATGCTGCGCATCCACCTGCTGCAGCAGTGGTTCACGCTTTCCGATCCCTTGATGGAGGAGATGCTGATCGATACCCCCTGCTTCCGCCGCTTTGCTGGGATCGACATGGTTGAGGACCGGATCCCTGACGAGACGACGATCCTGAACTTCCGCCACCTCCTGGAAGAGAATCGGATAGCAGAGCAGATCCTGGAGACGGTGAACCAGAGCCTGCGGGAGAAGGGCGTGATGCTTAAGGAGGGTACGATCCTCGATGCCACAATCATCAACGCTCCCAGTTCAACCAAGAACAAGACGGGCGAGCGGGATCCTGAAATGCACTCGGTGGCCAAAGGCAACCAGTGGTTCTTTGGGATGCGGTGCCACATCGGTGTGGATGCAGCCTCGGGTCTGGTCCATTCCGTGGTGAGCACGGCTGCCAACGTCCATGAGCTGAACACGGCACCCGATCGCGTCCATGGCGAGGAACGCGTGATCTACGGCGACTCTGGCCACATCGGCATCGAAAAGCGTGAGGCGTTCAAGGACTGCGAAGCAGAGATGCGCATCGCCATGAAGCCCGGACAGCGCCGAGTTCTACCGGACACCCCAGAGGGAAGACTGCTGGATCTGATGGAGGCGGCGAAAGCACATGTCAGGGCAAAGGTGGAGCATCCATTTCGGATCATCAAGTGCCAGTTTGGATTTCGGAAGGTCTTCTACCGAGGCATCCGCAAGAACAACCTCAAGCTGACGATGCTGTTTGCCCTCGCCAATCTCTGGATGGTGCGCGAACGTTGTCCTTCTACAGCGTAA
- a CDS encoding RNA chaperone Hfq: MQSFFEKRSPRLDTSLPSVRHVQELIRNRTPVRIALFGGHEMEGTIKWQDAHFLALRQEAGMPLALLSRDAIVVLRALA, translated from the coding sequence ATGCAGAGCTTCTTCGAAAAGCGCTCCCCCCGGCTCGACACCAGCCTGCCCAGCGTGCGCCATGTGCAGGAGCTGATCCGCAATCGCACACCCGTCCGCATCGCGCTGTTCGGAGGGCACGAGATGGAGGGCACGATCAAATGGCAGGACGCTCACTTCCTGGCGCTGCGGCAGGAGGCGGGGATGCCGCTGGCCCTTCTGAGCCGCGACGCGATCGTGGTGCTCCGGGCACTGGCCTGA
- the dapF gene encoding diaminopimelate epimerase, whose product MLQFSKYQGLGNDFLLLDSRHGLAFGDGGGPVDLDPESIRRLCDRRYGVGGDGVILALPPREGGELRMRIFNADGTEPEMCGNGIRCLARFLADTDGDSPGRSWQIETLAGRIVPELQADGRIRVDMGAPFLEPEQVPTTLPVGPQGLPQGELEVDGYRLRVAAAGMGNPHVVIPVEDVAAVDLEGLGAALEVHPAFPARTNVHFVQALQPQHLVMRVWERGAGPTLACGTGACATLVACHLLGLSERRARLDLPGGSLEIDWDDASGHLFMTGPAEAVFQGVLAPDLIALPEFPPLAPPADDDAAAMAAPLPDAAPDVIASAAPATGVPDIDCSTACVNGCVRPEACASAEARARVEALLGGRSLDELVDLATTSLESRTRARFTSGGIPVDPGV is encoded by the coding sequence GTGCTTCAGTTCAGCAAGTATCAGGGCCTCGGCAACGATTTTCTGCTGCTCGACAGCCGCCATGGCCTGGCTTTCGGCGACGGTGGCGGTCCCGTTGATCTCGACCCGGAGAGCATTCGCCGCCTGTGTGACCGTCGCTACGGGGTGGGGGGCGATGGCGTGATCCTCGCTCTGCCGCCACGGGAGGGGGGCGAGCTGCGCATGCGCATCTTCAATGCCGATGGCACCGAACCGGAGATGTGCGGCAACGGCATCCGCTGTCTGGCCCGCTTCCTGGCGGATACGGACGGCGACAGCCCCGGCCGCTCCTGGCAGATCGAGACCCTGGCCGGCCGGATTGTGCCCGAGCTGCAGGCCGATGGCCGGATCCGCGTTGACATGGGCGCTCCCTTTCTCGAGCCGGAGCAGGTGCCGACCACCCTGCCCGTCGGTCCTCAGGGCCTGCCCCAGGGGGAACTCGAGGTGGACGGCTATCGCCTGCGGGTGGCGGCGGCGGGCATGGGCAATCCCCACGTGGTGATTCCGGTGGAGGACGTGGCGGCCGTCGACCTGGAAGGCCTCGGTGCCGCCCTGGAGGTGCATCCCGCCTTTCCGGCCCGCACCAATGTGCATTTCGTGCAGGCCCTGCAGCCACAGCATCTGGTGATGCGTGTCTGGGAGCGTGGCGCAGGCCCCACCCTGGCCTGCGGCACCGGCGCCTGCGCCACGCTGGTGGCCTGTCATCTGCTGGGGTTGAGCGAGCGCCGAGCCCGTCTCGATCTGCCCGGCGGCAGCCTCGAGATCGACTGGGACGACGCCAGCGGCCACCTGTTCATGACCGGTCCGGCGGAGGCGGTGTTCCAGGGGGTGCTGGCCCCCGACCTGATCGCGCTGCCGGAGTTTCCCCCGCTGGCGCCGCCTGCAGATGATGACGCTGCCGCGATGGCAGCCCCGCTCCCCGATGCCGCCCCCGACGTCATCGCGAGCGCCGCGCCTGCCACCGGCGTCCCGGACATCGATTGTTCAACGGCCTGCGTCAACGGTTGCGTGCGGCCCGAGGCCTGTGCCAGCGCCGAGGCGCGCGCCCGCGTCGAGGCGCTGCTGGGTGGCCGCTCCCTCGATGAGCTGGTGGATCTGGCGACCACGTCGCTGGAGTCCCGAACGCGGGCCCGCTTCACCTCCGGCGGCATTCCGGTCGACCCCGGGGTCTGA
- a CDS encoding cysteine desulfurase family protein has product MALPPLSRYLDASATAPPAPEVLAAMQEASLEAWANPSSLHAWGLAAAELLERSRLRLADGLGTDPRQLVLCSGGSEAIHLALLGSASRLPPGRLLISAVEHPATLAAASLLQRQGWQLEMLPVDRLGRLDPAQVARRLDPPTRMVSILWGQNEVGTLQEIGALGRLCRAAGVRLHVDAVQVLGHLPIDLARLPIDLLSVAAHKLQGPRGIGALALAEGVEIDPLIAGGGQEGGRRGGTEPVLLAHGFATALDLARDRLAAHGGVDPMAVRRDDLWRELQMLPGVRLSGPDPLLPGARLPHHLSLLVADGQGRPLSGRALVRALARRGWGVSSGSACSQGGGERPSPVLLAMGCSAAEALSGLRISLGPWVSAEVLQTFPAALEDARRDPAVAAGA; this is encoded by the coding sequence ATGGCCCTGCCGCCCCTGAGCCGCTACCTCGACGCCTCGGCGACGGCGCCGCCGGCTCCCGAGGTGCTGGCGGCCATGCAGGAGGCGTCCCTGGAGGCCTGGGCGAATCCCTCCAGCCTTCACGCCTGGGGTCTGGCCGCCGCCGAACTGCTGGAGCGCAGTCGGTTGCGGCTGGCGGATGGGTTGGGCACCGATCCGCGGCAGCTGGTGCTCTGCTCCGGCGGCAGCGAAGCCATCCACCTCGCCCTGCTGGGAAGTGCCTCCCGCCTTCCTCCCGGTCGCCTGCTGATCTCGGCGGTCGAACATCCGGCCACCCTGGCCGCCGCCAGCCTGCTGCAGCGTCAGGGCTGGCAGCTTGAGATGCTGCCAGTGGACCGGCTGGGGCGGCTGGATCCAGCCCAGGTCGCGCGGCGACTCGATCCCCCCACCCGGATGGTGTCGATCCTCTGGGGGCAGAACGAGGTGGGCACTCTTCAGGAGATCGGGGCGCTCGGCCGTCTCTGCCGCGCCGCCGGAGTGCGGCTCCATGTTGATGCCGTGCAGGTGCTCGGCCATCTCCCGATCGATCTGGCCCGGCTGCCGATCGATCTGCTCAGCGTCGCCGCCCACAAGCTGCAGGGGCCGCGCGGCATCGGCGCCCTCGCCCTCGCTGAGGGGGTGGAGATCGACCCCCTGATCGCCGGTGGAGGCCAGGAGGGTGGACGCCGCGGCGGCACCGAGCCGGTGCTGCTGGCCCATGGATTCGCCACCGCCCTCGATCTGGCTCGCGATCGGCTGGCCGCCCATGGCGGCGTCGACCCGATGGCCGTCCGGCGTGATGACCTGTGGCGAGAGCTGCAGATGCTGCCGGGCGTGCGGCTCTCCGGCCCCGATCCGCTGCTGCCGGGTGCCCGTCTGCCCCATCACCTCTCCCTGCTCGTGGCGGATGGGCAGGGGCGGCCGCTGTCGGGTCGGGCGCTGGTGCGGGCTCTGGCCCGACGCGGTTGGGGGGTGAGCAGCGGCTCGGCCTGCAGCCAGGGCGGCGGTGAGCGCCCCAGTCCGGTGTTGCTGGCGATGGGCTGCAGCGCCGCGGAGGCCCTCAGCGGCCTGCGGATCAGCCTCGGCCCCTGGGTGAGCGCCGAGGTGCTGCAGACCTTCCCGGCGGCTCTGGAGGATGCTCGCCGCGATCCGGCGGTGGCGGCGGGCGCGTGA
- a CDS encoding DUF1995 family protein, with amino-acid sequence MLPPDLQSAEAEALGAIRAALAVGSGGRWTVELRFQGLRLLPVVLRLASALVQDGVPLRLLCADMGATALARRDAPELSERIASFGDQIRRQAEGPSEGVLLLLGASQAEYEQVEQLCGNHRGPVLLLNAALEDAAVGIGSVARQRRRGFLSQWEAAYALIPQAESALRRVYPGSWQLYRLDPDGYRLAGEFERRPDGEQQAEALGAEAGLGGNLRALGDLIEGLQN; translated from the coding sequence ATGCTTCCCCCTGATCTGCAGAGCGCTGAAGCCGAGGCCCTTGGGGCCATCCGCGCCGCCCTTGCGGTCGGAAGCGGCGGCCGCTGGACGGTGGAGCTGCGCTTCCAGGGGCTGCGCCTGCTGCCGGTGGTGCTGCGTCTGGCCTCGGCTCTGGTGCAGGACGGTGTGCCGCTGCGGTTGCTCTGCGCCGACATGGGGGCCACCGCCCTGGCCCGCCGGGATGCGCCGGAGCTCTCCGAGCGGATCGCCAGCTTCGGTGATCAGATCCGCCGCCAGGCCGAGGGGCCCAGCGAGGGGGTGCTGCTGCTGCTCGGAGCGAGCCAGGCGGAATACGAGCAGGTCGAGCAGCTCTGCGGCAACCATCGCGGCCCGGTGCTGCTGCTGAATGCGGCCCTCGAGGACGCCGCCGTGGGCATCGGCAGCGTTGCCCGCCAGCGCCGCCGCGGCTTTCTCTCCCAGTGGGAGGCCGCCTATGCCCTGATCCCCCAGGCGGAGAGCGCCCTGCGGCGCGTCTATCCCGGCTCCTGGCAGCTCTATCGCCTCGACCCCGATGGCTACCGCCTGGCCGGTGAGTTCGAGCGGCGTCCTGATGGTGAACAGCAGGCGGAGGCGCTGGGCGCAGAGGCGGGCCTGGGGGGCAATCTGAGGGCCCTGGGGGATCTGATCGAAGGCCTGCAGAACTGA
- a CDS encoding DUF4330 domain-containing protein, whose product MASESSTPRSWNLVDLGAGAAVLLAVVGVFWSPKLSGAVARATGGMQPVTVSVDVRGVPSADAAGLLKAAESEGKVSIVIRNQPHGTVKINRIIPLQRRISTLTPDGRVVSADDPNQKTFGTFDARFILEGEGRRSAGGVVFGNQTIKIGAPVELEGGTYRFGGSVTDLKSGQP is encoded by the coding sequence ATGGCCAGCGAATCTTCCACCCCCCGCTCCTGGAACCTGGTGGACCTGGGCGCCGGGGCGGCCGTGCTGCTCGCCGTGGTCGGCGTGTTCTGGAGCCCCAAGCTGAGTGGTGCCGTCGCCCGTGCCACCGGTGGCATGCAGCCGGTGACGGTGTCCGTGGATGTGCGCGGCGTGCCCTCCGCCGACGCCGCCGGCCTGCTCAAGGCCGCTGAGAGCGAAGGCAAGGTGTCGATCGTGATCCGCAATCAGCCCCATGGCACGGTGAAGATCAACCGCATCATTCCGCTCCAGCGGCGCATCTCGACCCTCACTCCCGATGGACGTGTCGTGAGTGCCGACGACCCGAACCAGAAGACCTTCGGCACCTTCGATGCCCGTTTCATCCTCGAGGGTGAGGGGCGCAGGTCTGCCGGTGGCGTCGTCTTCGGCAACCAGACGATCAAGATCGGAGCGCCGGTGGAACTGGAAGGGGGCACCTATCGCTTCGGCGGCAGCGTCACCGATCTCAAATCCGGTCAGCCCTGA